A genomic region of Plasmodium malariae genome assembly, chromosome: 14 contains the following coding sequences:
- the PmUG01_14062500 gene encoding conserved Plasmodium protein, unknown function, which translates to MIRRGKKVISIINAFSKRRVQTIIRKDEVYSADRYEELNFLENKIKDNLHKLKCLEQKKIQSDRIVYKNILKELLKEKENFVADEMIHFLYILVYNDLYYLDICSNFFSYFYDKYLFSKRYFNNVNVNSIIHVIYSYYLFENYYFLTWHKRNVHTLKNNDKNIVEETDTQTLKGVFEDSSVLTHPRLIRKDGRSGRNNSSSPNSSSPNSSSPNSSSPNSSSPSSSSPNSSSPSSSSPNSSRFNSNSRSNCSRNSGSRTGGGPWEDREHTNGTSRYRDYYNNAAYRSFHIYNFFSPFINTNIDYINKNHLIKILLVLSQYVYNSTICGVAQYEDCTSKRCINSLYNDKFKNVGKILFTLIEAFVEKINIKKDIKKAYMPETINEKEIKKKKERYINLIDNSYKNFIYIDNDLNEHKLICLFFYIISNIFYPISENFFFKGGHLYIDEMSNGYTSSKSTEEAKLDQKDKDYIISLRKDASASENLRADNESIFPIVDMFTMHYNTIEIRNVFYKNTGSEKTSIENFIIYKNNILKNMKKNVYLDSIYSLEVHYKLIFFKAIYSLNFFKSPFLKYVYLIHHYQKYNSIDYFDYCERLHFHNDQNVHIEIGNADGQSETRNVEMNQSNIYKEDIKEASDIEDIKYDRITEKTREQWLRNKMKNISKRGYIFNNEYINLLNDIDCSIRNNSTEQTINTLLHMHLLRFMDNHFIILFISKLCNSTDKLRNEHKKKINIIITSLLTFLSSHINSPNLSFQKKAKCSINIFNHVYYNNNVYIKHLKKLYDFVLLMYNKKVFKRKRKELLSWTNYKCL; encoded by the coding sequence ATGATAAGAAGAGGCAAAAAAGTTATCTCAATAATTAATGCATTCTCCAAAAGAAGGGTACAGACGATAATTCGTAAAGATGAAGTATATTCAGCAGATAGATATGAAGAGCTAAATTTTTtagagaataaaataaaagataatttacataaattaaaatgtttagaacaaaagaaaattcaAAGTGATCGAAtagtttataaaaatatattaaaagaacttttaaaagaaaaagaaaatttcgTTGCTGATGAAATGAttcattttttgtacatACTAGTATATAATGATTTATATTACTTAGATATATGCTCCAactttttttcctatttttatgataaatatttgttttcgAAACGTTATTTCaataatgtaaatgtaaatagCATTATTCACGTTATATATTCCTACTACTTATTTGAAAATTACTACTTCTTAACTTGGCACAAGCGAAATGTTcatactttaaaaaataatgataaaaatattgtcgAAGAAACGGATACACAAACGCTAAAGGGCGTCTTCGAGGACAGCAGCGTTCTGACGCACCCCCGGTTAATCCGGAAGGATGGGAGGAGCGGCAGGAACAATAGTAGTAGCCCCAATAGTAGTAGCCCCAATAGTAGTAGCCCCAATAGTAGTAGCCCCAATAGTAGTAGCCCTAGCAGTAGTAGCCCCAATAGTAGTAGCCCTAGCAGTAGTAGCCCCAATAGTAGTAGATTCAATAGTAATAGTCGCAGTAATTGTAGCCGCAATAGTGGAAGTCGTACGGGAGGAGGTCCGTGGGAAGACAGGGAACACACAAACGGGACTAGCAGATACAGGGACTACTACAATAATGCCGCCTACAGGAGCTTTCATATTTACAATTTCTTTTCCCCTTTTATTAACACGAACATAgactatataaataaaaatcatttgataaaaattttactggTCCTATCACAGTATGTGTACAATTCTACTATTTGTGGGGTTGCTCAATATGAAGATTGTACTAGCAAAAGGTGTATTAACTCGTTATATAATGATAAGTTTAAAAATGTGgggaaaattttatttacattaatagAAGCATTTGTTGAAAagattaacataaaaaaagatataaaaaaagcatatatgCCAGAAACGATaaacgaaaaagaaataaaaaaaaagaaagagagATATATCAATTTAATCGATAATTCGTACaagaattttatttacatagaCAACGATTTGAATgaacataaattaatttgtctttttttttacattatttcaAACATCTTTTATCCAATTtcggaaaatttttttttcaaagggGGTCATTTATACATAGACGAGATGTCAAATGGTTATACTTCCAGTAAATCAACTGAAGAAGCGAAATTAGATCAAAAGGATAAAgattatattatatcattGCGCAAAGACGCAAGTGCTAGCGAAAATTTACGTGCAGATAATGAATCCATTTTTCCTATAGTGGATATGTTTACAATGCATTATAATACTATAGAAATACGTAAtgtattttacaaaaacaCAGGAAGTGAGAAGACCagtattgaaaattttatcatatataaaaataatatattaaaaaatatgaaaaaaaatgtatatctaGATAGCATATACAGTTTAGAAGTACATTataagttaattttttttaaagcaatttattctttaaatttttttaaatccccttttttgaaatatgtttatttgaTACATCATTATCAGAAATATAACAGTATCGATTATTTTGATTACTGTGAGAGGTTGCATTTTCACAATGATCAAAATGTTCACATCGAAATAGGCAATGCTGATGGTCAGAGCGAAACAAGAAATGTGGAAATGAATcaaagtaatatatacaaagaaGATATTAAAGAAGCATCCGACATAGAGGATATAAAGTACGATAGGATAACTGAGAAAACACGCGAACAATGGCTAaggaacaaaatgaaaaacatttCAAAAAGAggttatattttcaataatgagtatataaatttattgaacGATATTGACTGTAGCATAAGAAACAATTCAACTGAGCAAACTATAAACACTTTACTTCATATGCATTTGCTAAGATTTATGGataatcattttataattttatttatatcaaaaTTATGTAACAGTACTGATAAATTAAGAAATGAacacaaaaagaaaattaatattattataacatccTTACTAACATTTCTCTCCTCGCACATAAATTCTCCGAATTTatcttttcaaaaaaaagcaaaatgctccatcaatattttcaatcatgtatattataacaaCAATGTGTATATAAAGCATTTAAAGAAGTTATATGACTTTGTTTTACTTATGTATAACAAAAAAGttttcaaaagaaaaaggaaggaGTTACTATCTTGGACTAATTATAAGTGCCTCTGA